From a single Xiphophorus maculatus strain JP 163 A chromosome 5, X_maculatus-5.0-male, whole genome shotgun sequence genomic region:
- the mri1 gene encoding methylthioribose-1-phosphate isomerase, giving the protein MTLEAIRYRSGSLQILNQLLLPHQTVYEDIRSVQGAYEAIKSMKVRGAPAIAIVGCLSLAVELRAGAGGDDPVTFIRESLCHLTSARPTAVNMGRAARELMEFAENESMEKNSEQLRESVISWIEDMLERDVNDNRKIGNYGAQHILSGVPRDSVTVLTHCNTGSLATAGYGTALGVVRSLHGLGRLKRVYCTETRPYNQGSRLTAYEAVAEGIPATLITDSMAALTMREMDITAVVVGADRVVANGDTANKVGTYQLAIAAKHHGIPFYVAAPSTSCDLSLESGRDIIIEVRPPEELTSINGVPIAAPGIEVWNPAFDVTPHQLITGGIITELGVFLPSELQAALTGRLTAL; this is encoded by the exons ATGACGCTGGAAGCGATCCGCTACCGGTCCGGGTCTCTGCAGATCCTcaaccagctgctgctgccacacCAGACCGTCTATGAAGACATCCGCTCCGTGCAGGGCGCCTACGAGGCCATCAAGTCCATGAAG GTGCGCGGAGCTCCAGCCATCGCCATCGTGGGCTGCCTCAGCCTGGCCGTGGAGCTGCGGGCGGGCGCCGGGGGCGACGACCCCGTAACCTTCATCAGGGAGTCTCTGTGTCACCTCACTTCAGCCAGGCCCACCGCCGTCAACATGGGCCGAGCCGCCCGCGAGCTGATGGAGTTCGCCGAGAACGAGAGCATGGAGAAGAACTCGGAGCAGCTCAGGGAAAG TGTCATTTCATGGATCGAAGACATGTTGGAGCGTGACGTCAACGACAACAGGAAGATCGGTAACTATGGAGCCCAGCACATCCTGTCTGGCGTCCCGAGGGACTCTGTCACCGTCCTCACGCACTGCAACACCGGGTCGCTGGCCACGGCCGGATACGGGACGGCGCTCG GCGTGGTGAGGAGCCTCCACGGTCTGGGCCGGCTGAAGCGCGTGTACTGCACCGAGACGAGGCCGTACAACCAGGGCTCCAGGCTGACGGCATACGAGGCGGTCGCAGAGGGCATCCCTGCCACGCTCATCACGGACAGCATGGCGGCCCTCACCATGAGGGAAATGGACATCACAG CTGTGGTGGTGGGTGCTGACCGAGTCGTCGCTAACGGCGACACAGCCAACAAGGTGGGCACGTACCAACTGGCCATCGCCGCAAAGCACCATGGGATCCCTTTCTACGTGGCCGCACCCAGCACGTCGTGCGACCTGAGCCTCGAGAGCGGGCGGGACATCATCATCGAAGTGCGGCCCCCTGAGGAGCTCACCAGTATAAACGGAGTCCCCATCGCGGCGCCTG GTATCGAGGTGTGGAACCCGGCGTTTGACGTGACGCCTCACCAGCTCATCACAGGAGGCATCATCACCGAGCTGGGGGTCTTCCTCCCATCCGAGCTCCAGGCAGCGCTCACTGGCCGCCTCACCGCTCTCTAA
- the c5h19orf53 gene encoding leydig cell tumor 10 kDa protein homolog, whose protein sequence is MAQGSKKFKAQRPGGSKKHQQNKQKGPKKGGRIIAPKKAQVVQQQKLKKGLEVAIRNKIEQEVTQKASSSLHKPLAVVKGAEGKAKPAAARPGTSSK, encoded by the exons ATGGCTCAAGGCTCAAAGAAATTTAAGGCTCAGCGTCCTGGAGGGTCCAAGaaacaccaacaaaacaaacaaaaaggacCGAAGAAAGGAG GGAGGATTATTGCACCTAAGAAGGCTCAAGTAGTTCAACAACAGAAGCTAAAGAAG GGCCTGGAGGTTGCCATCAGGAACAAGATTGAGCAGGAAGTGACCCAGAAGGCCAGCTCCTCCCTCCACAAGCCCCTGGCTGTGGTTAAAGGTGCTGAGGGGAAAGCAAAGCCCGCCGCTGCCCGCCCTGGAACCAGCTCCAAATAG
- the LOC102229163 gene encoding regulator of G-protein signaling 5-like → MCKGLSYLPSSCLEKAKGMRVKLSHLAEIHHKQRVQDGKILQDLETLLGSKIGLQAFRGFLRSEFSEENLEFWLACEDYRVSPSNMQKTKASSIYNQFINPDAPLEVNLDAETREALLSMMDSPCADTFNLAQQRIYSLMAKDSFPRFLRSHHCAEAIKAY, encoded by the exons ATGTGTAAGGGACTCTCCTACCTGCCTTCCTCCTGCTTGGAGAA GGCAAAAGGGATGCGAGTGAAGCTGAGCCACCTGGCTGAGATCCATCACAAGCAAAG GGTACAAGATGGAAAAATCCTTCAGGATCTGGAAACTCTGCTGGGCAGCAAAA TCGGTCTTCAGGCGTTTCGAGGGTTCCTGCGTTCAGAGTTCAGCGAGGAGAACCTGGAGTTCTGGCTGGCCTGTGAGGACTACAGGGTTTCCCCTTCAAACATGCAGAAGACCAAAGCCAGCAGCATCTACAACCAGTTCATCAACCCCGACGCTCCACTAGAG GTGAACCTGGATGCTGAGACCCGTGAGGCTCTGCTGAGCATGATGGACTCCCCGTGTGCCGACACCTTCAACCTAGCACAGCAGAGGATCTACAGCCTGATGGCCAAGGACTCCTTCCCTCGGTTTCTCCGCTCTCACCACTGTGCAGAGGCCATCAAGGCTTATTAA